In Wenyingzhuangia fucanilytica, the following are encoded in one genomic region:
- the dut gene encoding dUTP diphosphatase — protein sequence MKVQIINKSKHDLPQYETSGAAGLDLKANIEESIFLKPLERAIIKTGLFIALPQGYEAQVRPRSGLAAKKGITVLNSPGTVDADYRGEIGVILVNLSNDVFEVTDGERIAQLVIAKHEQAAWIEVEELDSTQRGTGGFGSTGTK from the coding sequence ATGAAAGTACAAATCATCAACAAATCTAAACACGATTTACCTCAATACGAAACTAGCGGTGCTGCTGGTTTAGATTTAAAAGCCAACATAGAAGAAAGTATTTTCTTAAAACCTTTAGAACGTGCGATTATAAAAACAGGATTGTTTATTGCTTTGCCTCAAGGATACGAAGCACAAGTAAGGCCCAGAAGTGGTTTAGCTGCCAAAAAAGGAATTACCGTTTTAAATTCTCCAGGTACTGTAGATGCGGATTACCGAGGTGAAATAGGCGTGATTTTAGTCAACTTATCAAACGATGTTTTTGAAGTTACTGATGGAGAACGTATTGCCCAATTGGTGATTGCAAAACACGAACAAGCAGCATGGATTGAAGTAGAAGAACTTGATAGTACCCAAAGAGGGACTGGAGGTTTTGGTAGCACAGGTACTAAATAA
- a CDS encoding lipopolysaccharide biosynthesis protein encodes MSTLKSFLKNTFVYGLAAVLPKAVNVFLVGLHTKTLENTQQFNVNTEFFVWAAYFNVLLTFGMETTFFRFFNSEKNKEKVLSTSFCIVTLVAFLILTPLFILSNNIAPFLGFEEILHFKTLIGILLFDTLTVIPFAYLRVKNKAINYAMFRVLNISIYAILNILFLLVLSAQEITNAFSWYPTSSKVGYIFLANLFASGLTFLMVLPMFLKFKLRLDFILLKKMLAYGWPILIAGLAYVTNENLDKLILPRFLNESIAGAYAGTYKLGVFMSLFIMAFKLGAEPFFFNVSHQKNAKETYALVLKWFTILGAFIVLTIVAYIDFFAQLLLKKPEYFETLAIVPIILLANLLLGIYNNLSVWYKNTNQTKYGMYFSILGGLLTILGLLIFVPICGYMGAAWVTFFVYAIMMITSYIYGQKHYKTPYEVSKILSLFLLITLLCFISFYLLRGQIIINTILLILTFSLVFFSERNFIKQRFLKSK; translated from the coding sequence CGAGTTTTTCGTATGGGCAGCCTACTTTAACGTATTGCTTACCTTTGGTATGGAAACTACTTTTTTTAGGTTTTTCAATTCAGAAAAAAACAAAGAAAAAGTACTAAGTACTTCTTTTTGTATTGTAACCTTGGTGGCCTTTTTAATATTAACGCCCCTGTTTATTTTATCAAACAACATAGCTCCTTTTTTAGGTTTTGAAGAAATCCTTCATTTTAAAACCCTTATCGGAATTTTACTGTTTGACACATTAACCGTTATTCCCTTTGCTTATTTAAGAGTCAAAAACAAGGCCATAAATTATGCAATGTTTAGAGTTTTAAACATTTCTATTTATGCAATACTTAACATATTATTTTTATTGGTCCTATCTGCACAAGAAATTACCAATGCTTTTAGTTGGTATCCTACCTCATCAAAAGTAGGATATATCTTTTTAGCCAATTTATTTGCTAGCGGACTTACTTTTTTGATGGTATTGCCTATGTTCTTAAAATTTAAATTAAGACTAGATTTTATATTGTTAAAAAAAATGCTTGCCTATGGATGGCCTATTTTAATAGCAGGATTGGCTTATGTGACCAATGAAAACTTAGACAAACTTATTTTACCAAGATTTTTAAACGAAAGTATTGCTGGAGCCTATGCAGGAACATATAAACTAGGCGTATTCATGTCCTTATTTATCATGGCATTTAAACTTGGAGCAGAACCTTTTTTCTTTAATGTATCACATCAAAAGAATGCTAAAGAAACCTATGCTTTGGTTTTAAAATGGTTTACCATATTAGGAGCTTTTATTGTACTGACCATTGTTGCTTATATTGATTTCTTTGCTCAACTTTTACTTAAAAAACCAGAATATTTTGAAACCTTAGCCATTGTGCCTATTATTTTATTGGCCAATTTACTATTAGGTATTTACAACAACCTTTCTGTTTGGTACAAAAACACCAACCAAACCAAATACGGAATGTATTTTTCTATTTTAGGAGGATTATTAACCATTTTAGGTTTGCTAATTTTTGTGCCTATATGTGGGTATATGGGAGCCGCTTGGGTAACATTTTTTGTATATGCAATTATGATGATTACCTCTTATATATACGGACAAAAACATTACAAAACGCCATATGAAGTTTCTAAAATATTAAGTTTATTCTTATTGATAACCTTATTGTGTTTTATTTCGTTTTACTTACTTAGAGGACAAATTATCATCAATACAATTTTATTGATTTTAACTTTTTCTTTGGTGTTTTTTAGCGAAAGGAATTTTATCAAGCAAAGATTTTTAAAGTCTAAATAA